A region of Homo sapiens chromosome X, GRCh38.p14 Primary Assembly DNA encodes the following proteins:
- the MAGEA9B gene encoding melanoma-associated antigen 9 isoform X1 → MSLEQRSPHCKPDEDLEAQGEDLGLMGAQEPTGEEEETTSSSDSKEEEVSAAGSSSPPQSPQGGASSSISVYYTLWSQFDEGSSSQEEEEPSSSVDPAQLEFMFQEALKLKVAELVHFLLHKYRVKEPVTKAEMLESVIKNYKRYFPVIFGKASEFMQVIFGTDVKEVDPAGHSYILVTALGLSCDSMLGDGHSMPKAALLIIVLGVILTKDNCAPEEVIWEALSVMGVYVGKEHMFYGEPRKLLTQDWVQENYLEYRQVPGSDPAHYEFLWGSKAHAETSYEKVINYLVMLNAREPICYPSLYEEVLGEEQEGV, encoded by the coding sequence ATGTCTCTCGAGCAGAGGAGTCCGCACTGCAAGCCTGATGAAGACCTTGAAGCCCAAGGAGAGGACTTGGGCCTGATGGGTGCACAGGAACCCACAGGCGAGGAGGAGGAGACTACCTCCTCCTCTGACAGCAAGGAGGAGGAGGTGTCTGCTGCTGGGTCATCAAGTCCTCCCCAGAGTCCTCAGGGAGGCGCTTCCTCCTCCATTTCCGTCTACTACACTTTATGGAGCCAATTCGATGAGGGCTCCAGCAGTCAAGAAGAGGAAGAGCCAAGCTCCTCGGTCGACCCAGCTCAGCTGGAGTTCATGTTCCAAGAAGCACTGAAATTGAAGGTGGCTGAGTTGGTTCATTTCCTGCTCCACAAATATCGAGTCAAGGAGCCGGTCACAAAGGCAGAAATGCTGGAGAGCGTCATCAAAAATTACAAGCGCTACTTTCCTGTGATCTTCGGCAAAGCCTCCGAGTTCATGCAGGTGATCTTTGGCACTGATGTGAAGGAGGTGGACCCCGCCGGCCACTCCTACATCCTTGTCACTGCTCTTGGCCTCTCGTGCGATAGCATGCTGGGTGATGGTCATAGCATGCCCAAGGCCGCCCTCCTGATCATTGTCCTGGGTGTGATCCTAACCAAAGACAACTGCGCCCCTGAAGAGGTTATCTGGGAAGCGTTGAGTGTGATGGGGGTGTATGTTGGGAAGGAGCACATGTTCTACGGGGAGCCCAGGAAGCTGCTCACCCAAGATTGGGTGCAGGAAAACTACCTGGAGTACCGGCAGGTGCCCGGCAGTGATCCTGCGCACTACGAGTTCCTGTGGGGTTCCAAGGCCCACGCTGAAACCAGCTATGAGAAGGTCATAAATTATTTGGTCATGCTCAATGCAAGAGAGCCCATCTGCTACCCATCCCTTTATGAAGAGGTTTTGGGAGAGGAGCAAGAGGGAGTCTGA